In Numenius arquata chromosome 3, bNumArq3.hap1.1, whole genome shotgun sequence, one genomic interval encodes:
- the DHRS9 gene encoding dehydrogenase/reductase SDR family member 9, giving the protein MLCYVFVFLGIVSLWWHWRTRDRMKVTDLAGKYIFITGCDTGFGNMAAKIFDKKGFRVFASCLTETGAKELKAVTSKQLQTVLLDVRDSDSVKKVAAWIKAEVQSEGLWGLVNNAGILGPTAPTDWLDIEHFREPIEVNLIGLINVTINMLPLIKKAKGRIVNVSSVGGRLAFSGGGYFPSKFGVEGFNDSLRRDMKAFGVKVCCIQPGLFKTALTDPAQVMKEKEAIWNKLPLDIKKQYGEEYFQKDAAKKKKLSKICLNKDISAVIQCMEHALTSLHPRAHYVVGQDAKLFWNPLSRMPAVIQDYLLLRNRVELAASNAK; this is encoded by the exons ATGCTTTGCTATGTATTTGTCTTTCTTGGCATCGTCTCTCTGTGGTGGCATTGGAGGACAAGAGACAGGATGAAGGTTACAGATCTTGCCGGAAAATATATATTCATCACTGGATGTGACACAGGATTTGGAAATATGGCAGCAAAGATTTTTGATAAAAAGGGATTCCGTGTTTTTGCCAGCTGCCTGACTGAAACAGGAGCCAAAGAGTTAAAAGCTGTCACCTCAAAGCAGCTTCAGACAGTGCTGCTAGATGTGAGAGATTCAGACAGTGTTAAGAAAGTGGCTGCATGGATCAAAGCTGAAGTTCAGTCAGAAG gtctCTGGGGACTTGTCAATAATGCTGGGATTCTGGGGCCAACGGCTCCTACAGACTGGTTGGATATTGAGCACTTTAGAGAACCAATTGAAGTTAATTTAATTGGACTCATAAATGTTACAATAAATATGCTTCCCTtgataaaaaaagcaaagggaaggataGTAAATGTATCCAGTGTTGGAGGTCGCCTAGCGTTCAGTGGCGGAGGCTATTTTCCTTCAAAGTTTGGAGTAGAAGGATTTAATGACAGCTTAAG GAGAGACATGAAAGCTTTTGGAGTTAAGGTTTGTTGCATTCAACCTGGACTGTTCAAAACAGCATTAACCGATCCAGCACAGGTTATGAAAGAGAAGGAGGCTATTTGGAATAAGCTCCCCCTTGACATTAAAAAGCAATACGGAGAGGAGTATTTTCAGAAAG atgcagcaaagaaaaaaaagctgtccaAGATCTGTCTTAACAAGGACATTTCAGCAGTTATTCAGTGCATGGAGCATGCCCTAACAAGTCTCCATCCACGTGCCCATTACGTTGTTGGGCAGGATGCTAAGTTGTTTTGGAATCCTCTCTCAAGAATGCCAGCAGTTATACAAGACTACCTATTGCTGCGGAACAGAGTAGAGCTTGCAGCTTCCAATGCAAAGTAA